One Nostoc punctiforme PCC 73102 DNA window includes the following coding sequences:
- a CDS encoding response regulator — MKILIVEDDGLNAYTLTNLLTNQNYAVEVATDGDAAWDCIQAYDYDLILLDVVLPKLDGISLCRKIRSNNLQMPILLMTGRNSSHEKAIGLDAGADDYLVKPFDIEELVARIRALLRRPAVTSPPVLESGKLRLDPSSCEAVYARNLLPLTPKEFALLELFLRNSRRVFSCGMILEHLWSYEDTPQEEAVRTHIKGLRQKLKAVGAPGDLVETVYGIGYRLKPLEEDKHRGAGAGEQGSRGAEEQGSRGEVDRVKSPIPNLKSQQQALMAVAEIWQRFQGRVEQQVRVLEQAIATLNQNNSLNPELLSLAAKEAHTLAGSLGTFGLPLGSKWARNIELLLSYDQTLSKSEIGNLQIWVNLLRREIEGNDAGAISGSSISQVETVTQPLQNHPDAETKILVVDDDPQIQALLQTLLSPWGLRAIALENPLQFWETLEAVAPDMLILDVELPYINGIELCRLVRNDSHWSELPILFLTVHSDAEMVNQVFSIGADDFVSKPIVGPELVTRIVNRLERMKLRQRVTQGSRGAGEQGSRGAGGAEEVNSPPSFSHRAINELELRVAERTAELISVNQQLQSQLDERQQTQEELRFSQARFARILDIADDAIISINGFHNITLFNQGAEKIFGYCAQEVIGQGLDLLLPQRFFQAHRQHVADFGQSPNVARRMGERREIYGRRKDGSEFPAEASISKIDMGDEIFYTVILRDVTERKQIERMKDEFVSVVSHELRTPLTSIYGSLGMLASGLLPTDSEQGKRLLQIAADSTERLVRLINDILDIERIESGKAKMEAEICNIVDLITQAVNVIQPLADKAGVTLSISALSGQVLADCDRIVQTLTNLLSNAIKFSSAGSTVWLGAQQEGDEVLLTIKDTGRGIPTDKLESIFERFQQVDSSDSRNHDGTGLGLAICKSIMQQHGGRIWAESILGEGSTFYVTLPLFGTFPHTDLQNSSNIPVIYSRHDQIINSHASQDAEFLTKGRITPRNLNND, encoded by the coding sequence ATGAAAATATTAATTGTAGAAGATGATGGGTTAAATGCATATACACTGACTAACCTTTTGACTAACCAAAACTATGCGGTTGAAGTTGCCACTGATGGCGATGCTGCCTGGGATTGTATTCAAGCTTACGATTATGATTTAATTCTCCTGGATGTAGTTTTGCCCAAGCTGGATGGCATTAGTCTTTGTCGTAAAATCCGGTCTAATAATCTGCAAATGCCGATCTTGTTGATGACAGGGCGCAATAGTAGTCATGAGAAAGCAATCGGCTTAGATGCAGGTGCAGACGATTATTTAGTTAAACCCTTTGATATAGAAGAGTTAGTTGCTCGTATAAGGGCGCTGTTGCGTCGCCCAGCCGTAACCTCGCCACCGGTGCTGGAGTCTGGGAAGTTGCGCCTAGATCCTAGTAGCTGTGAAGCGGTTTATGCTAGAAACCTGCTCCCACTTACCCCAAAAGAGTTTGCTCTGTTAGAACTATTCTTGCGAAATAGTCGTCGGGTGTTTAGCTGTGGCATGATTTTAGAGCATCTTTGGTCTTATGAAGATACTCCCCAAGAAGAAGCTGTTCGCACTCATATCAAAGGGTTACGACAAAAACTTAAAGCTGTAGGAGCGCCCGGTGATTTGGTTGAAACAGTTTATGGTATTGGCTATCGTCTGAAACCTCTGGAAGAGGATAAGCACAGGGGCGCAGGAGCCGGGGAGCAGGGGAGCAGAGGGGCAGAGGAGCAGGGGAGCAGAGGGGAAGTAGATAGGGTAAAATCGCCGATACCCAATCTCAAATCACAGCAGCAAGCACTAATGGCAGTTGCAGAAATTTGGCAACGATTTCAAGGGCGGGTGGAGCAGCAGGTGAGGGTGCTAGAGCAAGCGATCGCAACTTTAAATCAAAATAATAGTTTAAATCCCGAATTACTCTCCCTTGCAGCCAAAGAAGCCCATACTTTGGCAGGGTCTTTAGGCACTTTTGGCTTGCCTCTTGGCTCAAAATGGGCCCGCAATATCGAACTGCTGCTGAGTTATGATCAAACCTTGAGTAAATCTGAGATTGGCAACCTCCAAATTTGGGTAAATTTATTGCGTCGAGAAATAGAGGGAAACGATGCAGGGGCAATATCTGGATCGTCAATCTCCCAAGTAGAAACAGTGACGCAACCACTGCAAAATCATCCCGATGCAGAAACTAAAATATTGGTTGTGGATGACGATCCGCAAATTCAGGCATTGTTGCAAACCTTACTTAGTCCTTGGGGACTCAGAGCGATCGCTCTTGAAAATCCGCTTCAGTTCTGGGAAACTTTAGAAGCAGTTGCCCCAGATATGCTGATTTTAGATGTGGAATTGCCTTATATCAATGGGATAGAACTTTGTCGATTAGTACGCAACGATTCACACTGGAGTGAGTTACCCATCTTATTCCTCACTGTTCATAGCGATGCCGAGATGGTAAATCAGGTATTTAGCATTGGTGCTGATGACTTTGTAAGCAAGCCCATTGTCGGGCCAGAACTTGTAACTCGGATCGTCAATCGCTTAGAACGAATGAAATTACGGCAGCGTGTGACGCAGGGGAGCAGAGGGGCAGGGGAGCAGGGGAGCAGAGGGGCAGGGGGAGCGGAGGAAGTAAATTCACCCCCATCTTTCTCTCACCGAGCTATCAATGAACTAGAGTTGAGGGTAGCAGAGCGAACTGCCGAGTTAATAAGTGTGAATCAGCAGTTGCAGTCACAACTTGATGAACGTCAGCAAACGCAGGAAGAATTACGGTTTTCTCAAGCCCGATTTGCCCGAATTTTAGATATTGCTGATGATGCAATTATTTCTATCAACGGGTTCCACAATATCACCTTGTTTAATCAAGGAGCAGAGAAGATTTTTGGTTACTGTGCCCAGGAAGTGATTGGCCAAGGTCTTGATTTACTCTTACCGCAGCGCTTTTTCCAAGCACATCGTCAACACGTAGCGGACTTTGGGCAATCTCCCAATGTTGCCCGGCGCATGGGAGAACGGCGTGAAATTTATGGTCGCCGAAAGGATGGAAGTGAGTTTCCAGCAGAAGCTTCTATCTCTAAAATAGATATGGGTGATGAGATATTTTATACGGTCATCTTACGAGATGTCACAGAGCGCAAGCAAATCGAACGGATGAAGGACGAGTTTGTCTCTGTTGTTAGTCATGAACTCCGCACACCTTTAACTTCGATTTACGGCTCTCTCGGAATGCTAGCCAGTGGTTTGCTGCCGACAGACTCAGAGCAGGGAAAACGTCTGTTGCAAATTGCTGCTGATAGCACCGAACGCCTAGTACGTTTAATCAACGACATTCTAGACATTGAGCGGATTGAGTCGGGTAAGGCGAAGATGGAAGCAGAAATCTGCAATATCGTTGATTTGATTACTCAAGCAGTAAATGTCATCCAGCCTTTGGCTGACAAAGCCGGAGTGACACTATCCATTTCTGCTCTATCCGGTCAAGTATTGGCAGATTGCGATCGCATTGTCCAAACCTTAACTAACCTACTGAGTAACGCCATTAAATTTTCGTCTGCTGGATCTACGGTTTGGTTGGGGGCACAACAAGAAGGCGATGAAGTTTTGTTAACCATCAAAGACACCGGACGCGGTATCCCAACTGACAAACTTGAGAGTATATTTGAACGCTTTCAACAAGTTGACTCTTCAGATTCACGTAACCATGATGGTACTGGTTTAGGTTTGGCAATTTGTAAAAGCATTATGCAACAGCACGGCGGACGCATCTGGGCTGAGAGTATATTGGGCGAAGGTAGTACTTTTTACGTCACTCTGCCGTTGTTTGGGACTTTCCCACATACTGATTTACAAAACTCTTCCAATATTCCTGTAATTTATAGTCGTCATGACCAAATCATAAATAGCCACGCAAGTCAAGATGCAGAATTTTTGACTAAAGGGCGTATTACCCCCAGGAATTTGAACAACGATTGA
- a CDS encoding NIL domain-containing protein, whose amino-acid sequence MKKRVTLTFPKRAVQMPVTYVLAKEFNVAANIIRAQVAPNQIGKLVVELAGDIDQLDAAIEWMRSRHVNVSYTLGEIAIDEDVCVHCGLCTGVCPTEALTLHPETYKLTFTRSRCIVCEQCIPTCPVQAISTNL is encoded by the coding sequence GTGAAAAAACGAGTAACACTAACCTTCCCGAAACGCGCCGTGCAAATGCCAGTCACTTACGTACTGGCCAAAGAATTCAACGTCGCTGCTAATATTATCCGTGCCCAAGTTGCCCCAAATCAAATTGGCAAACTAGTAGTGGAACTAGCAGGAGATATCGATCAACTAGATGCCGCTATCGAGTGGATGCGATCGCGCCATGTTAACGTCTCTTATACTTTAGGCGAAATTGCGATCGACGAGGATGTCTGTGTCCATTGTGGCTTGTGTACTGGGGTTTGTCCTACCGAAGCCCTCACTCTCCACCCAGAGACATACAAACTGACATTCACGCGATCGCGTTGTATCGTCTGCGAACAATGTATCCCCACTTGTCCCGTACAAGCAATCTCCACTAACCTTTAA
- a CDS encoding CHAD domain-containing protein gives MKLATQTTVKTLGDYAYQAIQKHFKKTLKWEKSVKKDEDPEALHQMRVGMRRLRTAVTRFGLAVDVPKPISDKNIGKIARRLGNLRDLDVLKESLENNYKPNLPCKEQESLQTAFNALAKQREDVLSSVQKTLKDESYKSLKEALDKWLDKPTYQPLASITIQQVLPDLLLPEVSNFLLHPGWLVGTQLVEAEVKIQKNWEPEKIEQQLTTQGEILHSLRKEAKRIRYQMELFTDLYGESYGAYMTEVKNIQEILGTMQDSAVLTDWLGKIFKSEIKTELPTLASLLTENRYQSWQQWQPLQERYLKAETRHSFHLTILHPLSGVIN, from the coding sequence ATGAAATTAGCCACACAAACCACGGTAAAAACTCTAGGGGACTACGCCTACCAAGCGATTCAAAAACACTTTAAGAAAACCTTGAAGTGGGAAAAATCAGTAAAGAAAGATGAAGATCCAGAAGCGCTTCATCAAATGCGAGTAGGAATGCGTCGTTTACGCACGGCTGTAACTAGGTTTGGACTAGCAGTGGATGTACCAAAACCAATCAGCGATAAAAATATTGGTAAAATAGCCCGTCGTCTTGGTAATCTGCGAGATTTAGACGTACTCAAAGAAAGTTTGGAAAACAATTACAAACCAAACTTACCCTGCAAAGAACAGGAATCTTTACAAACAGCTTTCAACGCTTTAGCTAAACAACGTGAAGATGTACTATCAAGTGTACAGAAAACATTAAAAGATGAATCTTACAAGTCTTTAAAAGAGGCATTAGATAAGTGGTTAGATAAACCAACTTATCAACCATTGGCATCTATTACTATCCAACAAGTACTACCAGATTTACTTCTACCAGAAGTGAGTAACTTCTTATTACATCCAGGTTGGCTAGTTGGTACTCAACTTGTGGAAGCAGAGGTAAAAATTCAGAAGAACTGGGAACCAGAAAAAATAGAACAACAATTAACAACGCAAGGCGAAATTCTGCATAGTTTACGAAAAGAAGCTAAACGTATACGCTACCAGATGGAGTTATTTACAGACTTATATGGTGAGTCTTACGGAGCTTATATGACAGAAGTGAAAAATATCCAAGAAATTTTGGGTACGATGCAAGATAGTGCGGTCTTAACTGACTGGCTTGGAAAGATATTTAAATCAGAAATTAAGACTGAGTTGCCTACCCTTGCTAGTTTGTTGACTGAAAATCGTTATCAGTCGTGGCAGCAGTGGCAACCTTTGCAAGAACGGTATTTGAAAGCTGAAACTAGGCATAGCTTTCATTTAACAATATTGCACCCACTTTCAGGAGTAATCAATTAA